The Methanobrevibacter sp. TMH8 genomic interval TAGGGGGAAAAGCAATTATTGACTATAATCTTGAATTATTAAAAGATATCCCAAATATTTACATGGTAGTTGGATATGAAAAGGAAAAAGTAATGGAACATGTTAAAAAAATTAGAGAAGATGTAGTTTTTATTGAAAATCCTGATTTTAGAACTACATCAAATACATATAGTCTTTATTTAGGACTTAAATATGTTAAAAGCCCATATTTACTCTTATTTGGAGATGTTATATTTAATAAAAACGATTTTAGAACATTTATTAACAAATGCGATAATGGAACGCTTGTTGGGTTGACTTTATCTAAATCTGAAGAAGCAGTTTTTGCTGATGTAGAAGAAAACATTGAAATGATTAAAAATTTTCAAAGACAACCTTCAACAAACTATGAAATTGCAGGTATTTTTTATTTTAAAGATTTAGAGATAACTAAAAATGATGGATATGTTTTCGAGGTATTAAACAAAAATTTACCACTTAAATATTATTTACTTAGATCTTATGAAATAGATACGAAAAATGATTTAAAAATTGCTGCAAAAAACTTAAATAAATTAGAATTATAGAAATTAATCAAAAATATTTATTTAATTAGAAATAACAAAATTTAATATGTTTTTATCTATCAAAAATTTAAACTAATGTTAAAAGAGGTCATTTATGCCAAAAATATCTGTAATATTACCTGTATATAATGTAGAAGACTATTTAAAAGAAACACTAGACAGTATTATTAATCAAACTCTAA includes:
- a CDS encoding NTP transferase domain-containing protein gives rise to the protein MEVVKHAIILAAGLGSRLGLNTPKCLVEIGGKAIIDYNLELLKDIPNIYMVVGYEKEKVMEHVKKIREDVVFIENPDFRTTSNTYSLYLGLKYVKSPYLLLFGDVIFNKNDFRTFINKCDNGTLVGLTLSKSEEAVFADVEENIEMIKNFQRQPSTNYEIAGIFYFKDLEITKNDGYVFEVLNKNLPLKYYLLRSYEIDTKNDLKIAAKNLNKLEL